In Marisediminicola antarctica, one DNA window encodes the following:
- a CDS encoding sensor histidine kinase, translating to MAIAFSVALILALANPAMFVSDLALIGTSSLVMAGAIAVSIAFGMLGRETKWTLIVPGLSLVSIGLFRAGTPAGVDALFASLIILPVVWIAAEDGRRWIFVAALSSAASLMLPYAVAWAQPEAAVGLVRGILGPVSLGLGATVINELSRQGRLQLASIRALASERALLLAAAAESTERLRENEAHLLAADRLTRSVLDAVTEQSVIGTDLTGRIDVWNPGAAVMLGLAPDETQGRRFMFDFHLADELEQRSKELNYPPGETVLNPGFSALVETARLGHAEVREWTYVRHDGSHLPVEVAVTPRADADGTTIGYIFVGTDLTRALEVARLKDEFIGLVSHELRTPLTSILGYLELLQEDDVSPLDEDQLQYLGIAERNAHRLLRLVGDLLFTAQVGSGKFPLSLSDVPMNDVVSGSIQSARPVAAAAGVELVVDLPDIAPFVRGDTIRLGQACDNLVSNAIKFTPRGGSVTVGVSVSGPDAVVTVRDTGMGIPADELDQLYSRFFRASTATRNAVAGVGLGLTITKAIVVAHGGKLDAESEEGVGTKFSMSLPAVTKPA from the coding sequence ATGGCAATCGCCTTCTCCGTGGCGCTCATACTCGCGCTGGCCAACCCGGCCATGTTCGTGTCGGATCTCGCCCTGATCGGCACGAGCTCCCTCGTGATGGCGGGTGCCATCGCCGTCTCGATCGCATTCGGGATGCTGGGTCGGGAGACCAAGTGGACCCTCATTGTTCCCGGGCTGTCCCTCGTGTCGATAGGCCTCTTCCGCGCTGGCACGCCGGCAGGCGTCGATGCCCTCTTCGCGAGCCTGATCATCCTGCCAGTCGTCTGGATCGCCGCTGAGGACGGCCGGCGATGGATCTTTGTCGCCGCGCTCAGCTCGGCGGCGTCGCTGATGTTGCCGTATGCCGTCGCGTGGGCGCAGCCCGAGGCCGCTGTCGGGCTAGTCCGTGGAATTCTTGGTCCGGTCTCGCTCGGTCTCGGCGCAACAGTCATCAACGAGCTCTCCCGCCAAGGGCGGCTCCAGCTGGCATCGATTCGGGCGCTCGCGTCCGAACGGGCGCTCCTGCTGGCCGCAGCCGCGGAAAGCACCGAGCGGCTGCGCGAGAACGAGGCGCACCTGCTCGCCGCAGACCGACTCACCCGCAGCGTGCTCGATGCCGTCACCGAGCAGTCGGTCATCGGCACCGACCTCACCGGACGCATCGACGTCTGGAATCCCGGGGCCGCAGTCATGCTCGGCCTCGCCCCGGACGAGACCCAGGGGCGCCGATTCATGTTCGATTTCCACCTTGCGGACGAGCTCGAGCAGAGGTCGAAGGAGCTCAACTACCCGCCGGGGGAGACGGTCCTGAACCCCGGGTTCTCGGCGCTGGTCGAGACGGCGCGGCTCGGCCACGCGGAGGTGCGCGAGTGGACCTATGTGCGCCACGACGGATCGCACCTGCCGGTGGAGGTGGCGGTGACACCGCGCGCCGATGCGGACGGAACGACCATCGGCTACATCTTCGTCGGTACCGACCTCACGAGGGCGCTGGAGGTGGCGCGGCTCAAGGATGAGTTCATCGGCCTCGTCTCACACGAACTGCGCACGCCCCTCACGTCGATCCTCGGCTACCTCGAGCTGCTCCAGGAGGACGACGTCTCGCCGCTCGACGAGGACCAGCTGCAGTACCTCGGCATCGCCGAGCGGAATGCCCACCGACTGCTCAGGCTGGTCGGCGACCTGCTCTTCACGGCCCAGGTGGGATCGGGCAAGTTTCCGCTGTCCCTGTCGGATGTGCCAATGAACGACGTCGTCTCCGGCAGCATCCAGTCCGCACGGCCCGTCGCGGCCGCCGCCGGGGTCGAGCTCGTTGTCGATCTGCCCGATATCGCGCCGTTCGTGCGCGGCGACACCATCCGCCTCGGTCAGGCGTGCGACAACCTCGTTTCGAACGCGATCAAGTTCACTCCACGTGGAGGGTCGGTCACGGTCGGAGTGTCCGTGTCGGGGCCGGATGCTGTCGTCACGGTGCGCGACACCGGCATGGGCATCCCCGCCGACGAACTCGATCAGCTCTACTCCCGGTTCTTCCGGGCGTCGACGGCGACGCGCAATGCCGTCGCCGGCGTCGGGCTCGGGCTCACCATCACGAAGGCGATCGTCGTCGCCCACGGGGGCAAACTCGACGCAGAGAGCGAGGAGGGCGTCGGCACGAAGTTCAGCATGTCGCTGCCCGCCGTGACGAAGCCCGCTTAG
- a CDS encoding DUF3039 domain-containing protein translates to MANDTQEGGGGTSTLDRELEELLNQEQLEEGDHERFSHYVQKDKIMKSALSGKPVIALCGKVWLPGRDPEKFPVCPTCKDIYEKLKK, encoded by the coding sequence ATGGCCAACGATACTCAAGAAGGCGGCGGCGGCACGTCGACCCTCGACCGCGAACTCGAAGAGCTGCTCAATCAGGAGCAGCTTGAGGAGGGCGACCACGAGCGCTTCTCCCACTACGTGCAGAAGGACAAGATCATGAAGTCCGCGCTGAGCGGAAAGCCCGTGATCGCCCTGTGCGGCAAGGTCTGGCTACCCGGTCGCGACCCGGAGAAGTTCCCGGTCTGCCCCACCTGCAAAGACATCTACGAGAAGCTCAAGAAATAG
- a CDS encoding ABC transporter permease — MTAALATRPHRSPFERYRQSLWLLTKRDLRVRYSTSLLGYFWSILDPLVMAAIYWFVFTQVFDRAVGEQPYIVFLLTALLPWMWFNGAVADSTRAFLREAKLIRSTKIPRTIWVNRLVLSKGIEFVASLPVIAVFAIATGAQVHWEAFWVFLAIALQAVLVVGIGLIVAPLVVFFRDLERAVKLMLRFLFYASPIIYGLSDLPEGLHFWAAFNPLAGIFSLYRAAFFPDQLDWYAVGIGTVVSLALLAIGLVVFARVERAVLKEI; from the coding sequence GTGACTGCCGCTCTCGCCACGCGACCACACCGATCGCCCTTCGAGCGCTATCGGCAGTCGCTGTGGCTGCTCACCAAGCGCGATCTGAGGGTGCGGTACTCGACGTCGCTGCTGGGCTACTTCTGGTCGATACTCGACCCGCTGGTGATGGCGGCGATCTATTGGTTCGTGTTCACCCAGGTCTTCGACCGCGCCGTGGGCGAGCAGCCGTATATCGTCTTCCTGCTCACCGCACTACTTCCGTGGATGTGGTTCAACGGCGCAGTGGCCGACTCCACGCGCGCGTTCCTGCGTGAGGCCAAACTCATCCGCTCGACCAAGATCCCCCGCACCATCTGGGTGAACAGGCTCGTGCTTTCCAAGGGGATCGAGTTCGTCGCGAGCCTGCCCGTGATCGCCGTGTTCGCCATCGCGACCGGAGCGCAGGTGCACTGGGAGGCCTTCTGGGTTTTTCTCGCGATCGCACTGCAGGCGGTGTTGGTCGTCGGCATCGGGCTCATCGTCGCGCCGCTTGTGGTGTTCTTCCGCGATCTCGAGCGTGCGGTGAAACTCATGCTGCGTTTCCTGTTCTACGCTTCCCCCATCATCTACGGTCTGTCCGACCTTCCCGAGGGCCTGCACTTCTGGGCGGCCTTCAACCCGCTCGCCGGCATCTTCTCGCTCTACCGGGCCGCGTTCTTCCCCGACCAGCTCGACTGGTACGCCGTCGGCATCGGCACTGTGGTGTCGTTGGCCCTCCTCGCGATCGGCCTGGTCGTCTTCGCCAGGGTCGAGCGTGCCGTGCTGAAGGAGATCTGA
- a CDS encoding ABC transporter ATP-binding protein encodes MTVTESLEARIGHPVIEVTDAGIRFRRNRRSRRSFKDLFAGRNRRGRPDEFWPLRRVSFSVLPGEAIGVVGRNGQGKSTLLKLVAEVILPDEGVVRVGAGVAPLIEITGGFVDDLSVRDNVFLTAGLHGMKKVEIEERFDEIIEFAEIGDFLDTPYKHLSSGMRVRIAFAVISRLEEPVILVDEVLAVGDKAFREKCYRRIEELLAGGRTLFFVSHNERDLKRFCTRGLYLDKGALVLDAPIQDVLARYNADYGVKR; translated from the coding sequence ATGACGGTCACCGAAAGCCTCGAGGCTCGCATCGGCCACCCGGTCATCGAGGTTACCGATGCCGGCATCCGTTTCAGGCGCAACCGCCGTTCCCGCCGCAGCTTCAAGGACCTGTTCGCCGGTCGCAACCGCCGCGGGCGGCCCGACGAGTTCTGGCCGCTTCGCCGGGTCAGCTTCAGCGTGCTGCCCGGCGAGGCGATCGGCGTCGTCGGCCGCAACGGGCAGGGAAAGTCCACCCTCCTCAAGCTCGTCGCCGAGGTCATCCTCCCCGACGAGGGTGTCGTGCGAGTCGGCGCCGGTGTCGCACCGCTTATCGAGATCACCGGAGGGTTCGTCGACGACCTCTCGGTTCGGGACAACGTCTTCCTCACCGCGGGCCTGCACGGAATGAAGAAGGTGGAGATCGAGGAGCGGTTCGACGAGATAATCGAGTTCGCCGAGATCGGCGACTTTCTCGATACGCCCTACAAGCACCTCTCGAGCGGGATGCGGGTGCGTATCGCCTTCGCCGTGATCAGCAGGCTCGAGGAGCCCGTCATCCTCGTCGACGAGGTTCTCGCGGTCGGCGACAAGGCCTTCCGGGAGAAGTGCTACCGCCGCATCGAGGAGTTACTCGCGGGCGGACGTACCCTTTTCTTTGTCTCCCACAACGAGAGGGACCTCAAGCGTTTCTGCACGAGGGGTCTCTACCTCGACAAGGGCGCGCTCGTCCTCGACGCGCCGATCCAGGATGTCCTTGCCCGCTACAACGCCGATTACGGGGTGAAACGATGA
- a CDS encoding ABC transporter ATP-binding protein → MGNADTPVVSPAPKTAPKPPAKPRATTALPAAQPLVTPDTPPVSTPGALRAPKKTPAQKKPAQPREKVLVIEQLRKSFGSVVAVAGIDLTVQAGSIFGIVGPNGAGKTTTLSMVTGLLRPDAGRILVHGADVWNDPVVAKRNMGVLPDRLRLFDRLTGAQLLHYSGVLRKLDRATVRSRSSDLAVAFGMEDALDRLVTDYSAGMMKKIALAAAMIHSPRVLILDEPFEAVDPVSAANVIEILQRYAEAGGTVVMSSHSMDLIQRICDSVAIIVRGAVLASGTMDEVRAGATLEDRFVELAGGRKAAEGMEWLHSFSD, encoded by the coding sequence GTGGGGAACGCCGACACACCAGTGGTGAGCCCAGCACCGAAGACGGCACCGAAGCCGCCGGCTAAGCCCCGCGCTACCACCGCGCTGCCTGCGGCACAGCCGCTCGTCACGCCGGACACCCCGCCCGTCAGCACACCAGGCGCCCTCCGCGCCCCGAAGAAGACCCCGGCCCAGAAGAAGCCTGCCCAGCCGCGCGAGAAGGTCCTCGTGATCGAGCAACTCCGGAAGAGCTTCGGGTCAGTCGTGGCCGTCGCCGGGATCGACCTCACTGTTCAGGCGGGGTCGATCTTCGGAATCGTCGGCCCCAATGGCGCGGGCAAGACGACGACTCTGTCGATGGTCACCGGCCTGCTGCGCCCCGACGCCGGGCGCATCCTCGTGCACGGTGCCGACGTCTGGAACGATCCCGTCGTGGCCAAGCGCAACATGGGGGTGCTGCCAGACAGGCTGCGCCTGTTCGACCGGCTGACGGGCGCCCAGCTGCTGCACTATTCCGGCGTGCTCAGAAAACTCGATCGGGCGACCGTGCGTTCGCGCTCGAGCGACCTCGCTGTCGCCTTCGGCATGGAGGACGCCCTCGACAGGCTCGTCACGGACTATTCGGCTGGCATGATGAAGAAGATCGCCCTCGCCGCCGCCATGATCCACTCTCCTCGCGTGCTCATCCTCGACGAGCCGTTCGAGGCGGTCGACCCGGTGTCGGCCGCGAATGTCATCGAGATCCTGCAGAGGTATGCGGAGGCTGGCGGCACCGTCGTGATGTCGAGCCACAGCATGGACCTGATCCAGCGCATCTGCGATTCGGTCGCGATAATCGTGCGGGGCGCGGTCCTCGCGAGCGGCACCATGGACGAGGTGCGAGCGGGGGCCACCCTTGAGGACCGCTTCGTCGAACTGGCCGGCGGCCGTAAGGCAGCGGAGGGCATGGAGTGGTTGCACAGTTTCTCGGACTGA
- a CDS encoding ABC transporter permease, translating to MVAQFLGLKLRLLANTFKRSPWQIVGIAVALLYGLATSAFVVATLVGLRFADADFARSIVVVFGSLIVLGFLVVPLVFGVDDTLDPRKFALFALPTSRLAGLLALTALVGVPSLVITAVAVAQIVTWSRGPFPVILALVGAVVIVVTCVLGARVTTSLAAFLLATRRAREISGLVALIALVALTPTIAVLAGIDWAGEGIAALGGIADVLSWTPLGAAWAAPADAALGASDAAVHKLIIAIASASLLWLAWRALVGAMLVTPHREARPRDYTGLGWFDRIPATPLGAIAARSFTYWVRDARYRVQLVIVPIVPMLMIVVFLISGVYWQNLALLPLPIMCLFLGWSLHNDVAYDNTAVWLHVASNTSGAADRLGRVIPVLLLGTLLIAVGAPISVMFYPDPSVLASLIGVSACILLAGLGLSSLLSARFPYPAVHPGDSPFSQPQSTGGAAALIQAAAFITTIALTLPALGFGLFGLIDGGYLPLYSLLSGLGIGVATLALGIWFGGRTFDRRGPELLAFTMRS from the coding sequence GTGGTTGCACAGTTTCTCGGACTGAAGCTCAGGCTGCTCGCCAACACGTTCAAGCGAAGCCCCTGGCAGATCGTCGGTATCGCCGTCGCGTTGCTCTACGGGCTCGCAACCTCGGCGTTCGTCGTCGCCACCCTTGTCGGGCTGCGATTCGCGGATGCCGATTTCGCGCGCAGCATCGTCGTCGTATTCGGTTCGCTCATCGTTCTCGGCTTTCTTGTCGTCCCGCTCGTGTTCGGCGTCGATGACACCCTCGACCCTCGCAAGTTCGCCCTGTTCGCACTCCCGACGTCGCGCCTGGCCGGCCTGCTCGCCCTCACAGCGCTGGTCGGCGTTCCCAGCCTCGTCATCACGGCGGTCGCCGTCGCCCAGATCGTAACCTGGAGCAGAGGCCCGTTCCCGGTGATCCTCGCATTGGTCGGCGCAGTCGTCATCGTCGTGACGTGCGTTCTCGGCGCGCGGGTCACCACCTCGCTCGCGGCCTTCCTGCTCGCCACACGGCGCGCGCGGGAGATCAGCGGTCTCGTCGCCCTTATCGCTCTGGTCGCGCTGACGCCGACCATCGCGGTGCTCGCCGGTATCGATTGGGCCGGCGAGGGCATCGCCGCGCTCGGGGGGATCGCGGATGTGCTGAGCTGGACTCCGCTCGGCGCGGCATGGGCGGCGCCCGCCGACGCGGCCCTTGGGGCCTCGGACGCCGCCGTGCACAAGCTCATCATCGCGATCGCTAGTGCCAGCTTGCTCTGGCTCGCGTGGCGCGCCCTGGTCGGCGCGATGCTCGTCACGCCCCACCGCGAGGCACGCCCGCGGGACTACACCGGTCTCGGCTGGTTCGACCGCATCCCGGCGACCCCGCTCGGAGCTATCGCGGCACGCAGCTTCACCTACTGGGTGCGCGACGCGAGATACCGGGTGCAACTGGTGATCGTGCCGATCGTACCGATGCTCATGATCGTCGTGTTCCTGATCAGCGGCGTGTACTGGCAGAACCTTGCCCTGCTGCCGCTGCCGATCATGTGCCTCTTCCTCGGCTGGTCACTTCACAACGACGTCGCCTACGACAACACGGCGGTCTGGCTCCACGTCGCCTCCAACACCTCGGGCGCTGCGGACCGCCTGGGGCGCGTCATCCCCGTTCTCCTGCTTGGCACATTACTCATCGCCGTCGGTGCCCCGATCTCGGTCATGTTCTACCCCGATCCAAGCGTGCTTGCTTCCCTGATCGGCGTCTCAGCGTGCATCCTGCTCGCCGGCCTCGGACTGTCGAGCCTGTTGTCGGCCCGGTTCCCGTACCCCGCAGTACACCCGGGAGACAGTCCATTCTCCCAACCGCAGTCGACGGGGGGCGCCGCGGCACTCATCCAGGCCGCCGCGTTCATCACAACGATCGCCCTCACCCTTCCCGCGCTCGGCTTCGGGCTGTTCGGTCTCATAGACGGCGGCTACCTGCCGCTCTACTCGCTGCTGTCTGGACTCGGCATTGGCGTGGCCACTCTCGCGCTCGGAATCTGGTTCGGCGGTCGAACCTTCGACCGCCGCGGACCTGAGCTGCTTGCGTTCACGATGCGCAGCTGA
- a CDS encoding cation:proton antiporter, with the protein MSESTILLVEVGALLLGLGLLSRFADRIGVSPIPFYLVAGLAFGDGGLLPLSGGTEFFEIGSEIGVILLLLMLGLEYTASELVTSLKKSRTAGIVDALFNALPGALFALVLGWGPVAAVALAGITWISSSGVIAKVLRDLKRLGNRETPTILSILVLEDLAMAFYLPVLSALVLGAGIAAGATALVVAVLVVLVILYVALRHGRLISAIFAPNHPESLLLGVLGLTMLVAGLAQQVNVSAAVGAFLVGIALSGRVADNAQPLLSPLRDLFAAVFFVFFGLATDPADIVEVLVPAGILAVITMATKTFTGYRAAASAGLGIPARWRTGLTLTPRGEFSIVIAGLAVGAGVEPRLAPLATAYVLITVICGPLLARLPEAQWFRNAMRRQSTRAARPPVSPIS; encoded by the coding sequence GTGTCCGAGTCGACCATCCTGCTCGTCGAGGTAGGAGCGCTGTTGCTCGGACTCGGGCTGCTCTCGCGCTTCGCCGACCGGATCGGGGTCTCGCCGATCCCGTTCTACCTGGTCGCGGGTCTCGCGTTCGGCGACGGGGGCCTGCTGCCCCTCTCGGGCGGAACCGAATTCTTCGAGATCGGCAGCGAGATCGGGGTGATCCTGCTCCTGCTCATGCTCGGACTGGAATACACCGCGAGTGAGCTTGTGACGAGCCTCAAGAAATCCCGCACTGCCGGGATCGTCGACGCCCTCTTCAACGCTCTTCCCGGGGCGCTCTTCGCCCTGGTGCTCGGGTGGGGGCCCGTTGCTGCGGTCGCCCTGGCCGGGATCACCTGGATCTCGTCCTCGGGCGTGATCGCCAAGGTGCTGCGCGACCTCAAGCGACTTGGAAACCGCGAGACGCCCACGATCCTGTCTATTCTCGTGCTCGAGGACCTCGCGATGGCGTTCTACCTCCCGGTGCTCTCAGCCCTGGTGCTCGGTGCCGGGATCGCCGCCGGAGCCACCGCACTCGTCGTCGCGGTTCTCGTGGTGCTCGTCATCCTCTACGTCGCGCTGCGCCACGGCCGCCTGATCTCGGCGATCTTCGCCCCCAACCACCCGGAGTCGCTGCTGCTCGGAGTACTCGGCCTGACCATGCTGGTGGCCGGGCTCGCACAGCAGGTGAATGTGTCGGCCGCGGTCGGCGCGTTCCTGGTTGGCATCGCCCTGTCCGGTCGCGTCGCCGACAACGCGCAGCCCCTGCTGTCCCCGCTGCGCGATCTGTTCGCCGCGGTCTTCTTCGTCTTCTTCGGGCTGGCGACCGACCCCGCGGACATTGTCGAGGTGCTCGTGCCTGCCGGGATCCTCGCCGTGATCACCATGGCCACAAAGACGTTCACGGGCTACCGGGCCGCCGCAAGCGCCGGCTTGGGCATCCCGGCCCGGTGGAGAACGGGCCTCACCCTCACGCCGCGCGGCGAGTTCTCAATTGTGATCGCCGGGCTCGCCGTCGGCGCGGGCGTCGAGCCCCGGCTGGCTCCGCTCGCGACCGCCTACGTACTTATCACTGTCATCTGCGGCCCGCTGCTCGCACGGCTCCCCGAAGCGCAGTGGTTCAGAAACGCGATGCGACGGCAGTCGACCCGGGCTGCGAGACCGCCCGTATCGCCTATTTCTTGA
- a CDS encoding nicotinate phosphoribosyltransferase: MTTALLTDRYELTMIDAAIRAGTHDRECVFEVFARRLPDGRRYGILAGTGRLLDLIADFRFGDAELDWLRDSHVVTAPTLDWLADYRFSGDIWGYREGEAYFPNSPLLVVQGSFAEAVVLETLTLSVLNYDSAVASAASRMVGVANGRPIAEMGSRRASERSGVAAARAAFIAGFGATSNLEAGRSWGIPTMGTAAHAFTLLHDTEEQAFLAQVDALGRSTTLLVDTYDVKAAVDLAVKVAGPSLGAVRIDSGDLPEQVQTVRRQLDGLGAPATKITVTSDLDEYTIAALRAAPVDSYGVGTSVVTGSGHPAAGFVYKLVARRDDSGTWVSVAKKSAAKATVGGRKLPVRERAGGIATSETIHVGEGAEPAPGARPLHVRLMTAGVPDDRYRGTTGTILAREHRAAAVAELPADALRLSRGEPAIPTIYVEA; the protein is encoded by the coding sequence ATGACGACCGCGCTGCTGACCGATCGCTACGAACTCACGATGATCGACGCCGCCATCAGGGCGGGCACCCACGACCGCGAGTGCGTGTTCGAGGTGTTTGCGCGGCGATTGCCGGATGGCCGGCGGTACGGGATCCTCGCCGGAACCGGGCGATTGCTCGACCTCATCGCCGACTTCCGGTTCGGCGACGCCGAGCTCGACTGGCTGCGCGACAGCCATGTCGTCACCGCACCGACGCTCGACTGGCTCGCTGACTATCGCTTCAGCGGTGACATCTGGGGATACCGGGAGGGCGAGGCCTACTTCCCGAACTCCCCGCTCCTGGTCGTGCAGGGCAGCTTCGCCGAGGCCGTCGTTCTCGAGACCCTCACCCTCAGCGTGCTCAACTATGACAGCGCAGTCGCGAGCGCCGCCTCCCGCATGGTGGGCGTCGCCAACGGCAGACCGATCGCCGAGATGGGGTCGCGCCGGGCGAGCGAGCGCAGCGGGGTCGCCGCAGCGCGCGCCGCCTTCATCGCCGGGTTCGGGGCGACGAGCAACCTCGAGGCCGGGCGAAGCTGGGGCATCCCCACGATGGGGACGGCGGCGCACGCGTTCACCCTCCTGCACGACACCGAGGAGCAGGCTTTCCTGGCCCAGGTCGACGCCCTCGGCCGGTCGACGACACTGCTCGTCGACACCTATGACGTGAAGGCGGCGGTCGATCTGGCGGTCAAGGTGGCGGGTCCCTCTCTCGGCGCGGTGCGCATCGACAGTGGCGACCTGCCCGAGCAGGTCCAGACGGTGCGCAGGCAGCTCGATGGCCTCGGCGCGCCGGCGACCAAAATCACCGTGACAAGTGACCTCGACGAGTACACGATCGCGGCGCTCCGAGCCGCACCGGTCGACTCCTACGGGGTCGGCACCTCGGTGGTGACCGGGTCGGGACACCCGGCCGCAGGATTCGTCTACAAGCTCGTCGCTCGGCGAGACGACTCGGGGACATGGGTGTCGGTCGCCAAGAAGTCCGCCGCAAAGGCGACGGTGGGCGGGCGAAAGCTGCCCGTCCGAGAGCGTGCCGGCGGCATCGCGACATCCGAGACGATCCACGTCGGCGAGGGTGCCGAGCCCGCTCCGGGCGCGCGGCCCCTGCACGTTCGACTCATGACCGCGGGGGTGCCGGATGACCGCTATCGCGGCACAACCGGAACCATTCTGGCGCGCGAGCACCGGGCCGCGGCCGTCGCCGAGCTCCCGGCCGACGCGCTGCGCCTGAGCCGCGGTGAACCTGCGATCCCCACCATCTACGTCGAGGCTTGA
- a CDS encoding cation:proton antiporter regulatory subunit, whose product MSVRIEKVELPGIGTRHDVITEAGRRIGVVSHRSGKRELAVFDVDDPDAATDSIELSDGEASALADVLGASVMLSQLVGIREQAAGLATEQLVLAPTSPYVGRVLGDTKARTRTSTSIVAIVRGTEVIPSPTPDTPIRAGDTIIAVGTRLGLDALARLLSTGPS is encoded by the coding sequence GTGAGCGTACGCATTGAGAAGGTCGAACTGCCCGGGATCGGCACCCGGCATGACGTGATCACCGAGGCGGGCCGACGGATCGGCGTGGTCTCCCACCGGTCGGGCAAGCGCGAGCTGGCCGTCTTCGATGTCGACGATCCCGATGCCGCGACCGACTCGATCGAACTGAGCGACGGGGAGGCCTCCGCCCTTGCGGATGTTCTCGGAGCCTCGGTGATGCTGAGCCAGCTCGTCGGCATCCGCGAACAGGCCGCGGGCCTCGCCACGGAGCAGCTCGTGCTCGCCCCCACGTCGCCCTACGTCGGCCGCGTGCTGGGCGACACAAAGGCACGCACCCGAACGAGCACCTCCATCGTCGCCATTGTTCGCGGTACCGAGGTCATCCCGTCGCCGACGCCCGATACCCCGATCCGGGCGGGCGACACGATCATCGCCGTCGGCACCCGATTGGGACTGGACGCGCTCGCCCGACTGCTCTCCACGGGCCCCAGCTAG
- a CDS encoding NTP transferase domain-containing protein, whose translation MSTQVVILAAGMGSRLGRSLPKPLTQLNDGRSIMQQQFDNIEHAFGKSAQVTIVVGYKLEHIIEAFPQASFVYNEQYDQTNTSKSLLRALKASGPGGVLWMNGDVVFDPAALVRAGKMVARDQSFVSVNREKVSDEEVKYTTDAEGYIRELSKTVKGGLGEAVGINYVSRGDKAALIRQLGKVGDQDYFERGIELAIEQDKLRFEPIDISDFYAVEVDFAEDLERANLFV comes from the coding sequence GTGAGCACGCAGGTAGTTATTCTGGCCGCTGGAATGGGAAGCCGACTCGGCCGATCCCTCCCGAAGCCGCTGACCCAGCTCAACGACGGCCGATCGATCATGCAGCAGCAGTTCGACAACATCGAGCACGCCTTCGGCAAGAGCGCCCAGGTGACCATCGTTGTCGGCTACAAGCTCGAGCACATCATCGAGGCATTCCCGCAGGCGTCGTTCGTCTACAACGAGCAGTACGACCAGACCAACACCTCGAAGAGCCTGCTTCGCGCACTGAAGGCTTCGGGTCCCGGCGGGGTGCTGTGGATGAACGGTGACGTCGTTTTCGATCCCGCCGCACTGGTGCGTGCCGGCAAGATGGTCGCCCGCGACCAGTCCTTCGTCTCGGTCAACCGCGAAAAGGTCTCTGACGAGGAAGTCAAGTACACGACCGACGCCGAAGGCTACATCCGCGAGCTGTCCAAGACGGTCAAGGGCGGGCTCGGCGAGGCCGTCGGCATCAACTACGTCTCCCGCGGCGACAAAGCCGCCCTCATCCGCCAGCTCGGCAAGGTCGGCGATCAGGACTACTTCGAACGTGGCATCGAGTTGGCCATTGAGCAGGACAAGCTACGATTTGAGCCGATAGACATCTCCGACTTCTACGCCGTAGAGGTCGACTTCGCTGAGGACCTCGAAAGGGCCAACCTCTTCGTCTGA